The Trachemys scripta elegans isolate TJP31775 chromosome 6, CAS_Tse_1.0, whole genome shotgun sequence genome includes a window with the following:
- the LOC117878676 gene encoding interferon beta-like, which yields MATKSQGFLWQICLVLLFSAGVMSMDCNLLRHQQSKFNWYSLQLLQNMGGKFPLKCLEDKTAFQFPEKVLKPKFQQHAKMAIHEILQQLFGIFSRNLTQTGWERRKVQSFLNGLALQTERLETCLPTKAGANILRLKKYFQRIQDFLTEKKYSTCAWEIVREEGQRCFQYIDKLTVRMQK from the coding sequence ATGGCTACCAAGTCTCAAGGATTCCTGTGGCAGATTTGCCTGGTACTGCTGTTCTCCGCTGGAGTCATGTCGATGGACTGTAACCTGCTTCGTCACCAGCAAAGCAAATTTAACTGGTACAGTCTACAACTGCTGCAAAACATGGGTGGGAAGTTTCCTTTGAAGTGTCTGGAAGACAAGACAGCCTTCCAGTTTCCTGAGAAGGTTCTGAAGCCCAAATTTCAACAACATGCCAAGATGGCCATCCATGAAATTCTCCAGCAGCTCTTCGGCATCTTCAGCAGGAACCTGACCCAAACTGGCTGGGAAAGAAGAAAGGTGCAGAGTTTCCTAAATGGGCTCGCTCTGCAGACCGAACGCCTCGAGACATGCCTACCTACAAAGGCCGGGGCCAACATTCTGAgactgaagaaatacttccagAGGATCCAAGATTTTCTTACGGAAAAGAAATACAGCACCTGTGCCTGGGAGATTGTCAGAGAGGAAGGGCAGAGGTGTTTTCAATATATTGACAAGCTCACCGTTAGGATGCAAAAGTAG